The following proteins are co-located in the Solanum pennellii chromosome 1, SPENNV200 genome:
- the LOC114076350 gene encoding uncharacterized protein LOC114076350, translated as MLLQTTYQEKGTQTEPEKDTMEEILKAITTLSTKMDSMDKELQKMKNISQQHDYKNAELCRSEDKKIPELQGDVGKLHKIHDNVYLNAATAITSTTKGVNGIKYTNSNMSKIFDRPFISKNQKDPLSIPPQITTYSESLNQDKKAYNHITRSYIENLYKIQNYLNSTPRSPTAKDPHTDFITQKLQGYNKLIAQPGTNANLVKTCYSYRLLNTVYTQTGDEISTIPELYKAFMNYKRITKGTLFYIKFYSAPAEILFDEIKPIIQVIKIGLTRDMIIPEDIGTQQEIQRIQMPEFYANKRVIGIATILNELTNNYLNGNSVWSNYVREQVMIYSNSREVREEDMEEIRQWILSLLKPEQKPTTRALRKEFISGELLTRYCKIIGQKYPDHICSKCQGENNVIPDVQIE; from the coding sequence ATGTTATTGCAGACTACCTATCAAGAAAAAGGAACCCAAACTGAGCCAGAAAAAGATACAATGGAAGAAATACTCAAAGCCATTACTACACTTTCTACAAAAATGGACAGTATGGAtaaagagttacaaaagatgaaaaatataagtCAACAGCATGACTATAAAAATGCAGAGCTATGTCGATCGGAAGACAAAAAAATTCCAGAGCTACAAGGAGACGTTGGGAAACTCCATAAAATCCATGACAATGTTTATTTAAATGCAGCTACAGCCATCACATCTACAACAAAAGGAGTCAATGGAATAAAATATACGAATTCAAATATGAGCAAAATCTTCGATAGACCATTTATTTCGAAAAACCAAAAAGACCCATTATCTATACCACCACAAATAACTACTTACTCGGAAAGTTTAAACCAAGATAAAAAAGCCTACAACCACATAACCCGCTCAtatattgaaaacctttataaaatccaaaattatttaaactcaACACCAAGATCTCCAACTGCCAAAGACCCTCATACTGATTTTATTACCCAAAAGCTACAAGGATATAATAAGTTAATAGCCCAACCAGGCACCAATGCAAATCTAGTAAAAACGTGTTATAGTTATAGATTACTCAACACAGTTTATACCCAAACAGGAGATGAAATATCGACCATACCGGAGCTATACAAAGCCTTTATGAACTATAAAAGAATTACTAAAggaacattattttatataaagttttaTTCAGCACCAGCAGAGATATTATTTGATGAGATAAAGCCAATTATACAAGTTATAAAGATTGGTTTGACCAGAGATATGATAATTCCGGAAGATATCGGGACACAGCAAGAAATACAAAGAATTCAGATGCCAGAATTCTACGCCAACAAGAGAGTTATTGGAATCGCAACTATTCTAAATGAACTAACCAACAATTATTTAAACGGAAATTCAGTATGGAGCAATTATGTACGGGAGCaagttatgatatattcaaattctaGGGAAGTCAGAGAAGAAGATATGGAGGAGATACGCCAATGGATACTCAGTTTACTCAAGCCGGAGCAAAAACCAACAACAAGAGCATTAAGGAAAGAGTTTATTTCGGGCGAATTATTAACCAGATATTGTAAAATTATTGGACAAAAATACCCCGACCATATATGTTCAAAATGTCAGGGAGAAAATAATGTCATACCAGATGTCCAAATCGAATAA